A part of Aspergillus flavus chromosome 5, complete sequence genomic DNA contains:
- a CDS encoding putative copper/topaquinone oxidase, which produces MPATSIPHPFDPLTEEEIKCASALIRQSYTAGTKLDFRSVSLFEPDWSEMEIFLEVEHAGKDLTKAVRPAREAVIVYYLGSEMHLYEAIVDITNSKLVENVSLPAGTFANMSTGDVTRAVEACMGLPAVQKEIERLKIPREGVVCEPWPYGSDKHHDGKRKYQCYMFTFDPKNPSNKDGNYYAFPLDFSPVLDAATLELLEIMRLPLAPNLWDFSVGPEFGDRAPSEYLPELTQLRQDLKPLYLTQPEGASFDTNGNLVEWQKWRFRVGFNPREGLVLYDIRLDGRSAFYRLALSDMFVPYGDPRPPFHRKSAFDFGEAGAGATANSLSLGCDCLGLIRYFDGVLADGQGQPVKNPNVVCMHEQDDLLAWKHTQRSGRAVSTRSRVLILQTMSTLANYEYIFLWTFDQAGGITLEIRATGIMSTQPIALDSIEDYKYGTIVHPGVVAPSHQHIFCMRIDPAVDGPDNEVVQTQNVTMPVDDETNPYGVGFLTEQTPLRCAGFYDTDANRGRAWIITNPAKTHPVTRRPTSWKLIPHNSQMLLADQSSLHRARAGFSEHQLFLTKYNRRERYASSDFVNQSRTDTGVASWARREEDLDGQVVMWHSFGTTHVPRTEDFPIMPIAKLHVKLEPYNFFDRNPTIDVPPSRILEFLSGVVIAQTKQITETSKLSSLLFSPI; this is translated from the exons ATGCCCGCGACATCTATCCCTCATCCTTTTGATCCCttgacagaagaggaaataaAATGTGCCAGTGCGCTAATTCGACAGTCCTATACTGCCGGGACGAAGTTGGATTTCCGCTCGGTCTCGCTGTTTGAGCCGGACTGGAGTGAGATGGAGATCTTTCTTGAGGTCGAGCATGCGGGCAAGGACCTCACCAAGGCTGTGCGGCCTGCCCGAGAGGCAGTAATCGTCTATTACCTGGGAAGTGAG ATGCATCTGTACGAGGCGATTGTGGACATTACCAACTCTAAGCTCGTCGAGAATGTGTCGTTACCTGCAGGGACTTTCGCCAACATGTCAACGGGAGATGTCACCAGAGCCGTGGAGGCCTGCATGGGTCTTCCCGCAGTGCAAAAAGAGATTGAGCGCCTGAAGATTCCCCGTGAGGGCGTTGTCTGCGAGCCCTGGCCATA CGGGTCGGACAAGCACCACGACGGAAAGCGCAAGTATCAATGCTATATGTTCACCTTTGACCCGAAAAACCCTTCCAACAAAGATGGTAACTACTACGCCTTCCCGCTGGATTTCTCCCCCGTCCTGGATGCAGCGACACTCGAGTTGCTCGAGATTATGCGATTGCCTCTCGCACCTAACCTCTGGGATTTCTCTGTGGGCCCTGAATTCGGAGACAGAGCACCGAGCGAATATCTTCCGGAGCTCACCCAGCTCCGCCAGGATTTGAAGCCCCTTTATCTTACCCAACCGGAAGGTGCAAGCTTCGACACCAACGGGAACCTGGTGGAGTGGCAGAAATGGAGGTTCCGCGTCGGGTTTAACCCGCGGGAGGGTCTTGTTCTCTACGATATCCGACTGGATGGGCGTTCGGCTTTTTACCGCCTGGCATTGTCGGATATGTTCGTGCCTTATGGTGACCCTCGCCCGCCTTTCCACAGGAAATCGGCCTTCGACTTTGGAGAGGCCGGTGCCGGAGCCACGGCAAATAGCCTATCCCTGGGCTGTGATTGTCTGGGCCTGATCAGGTACTTTGACGGGGTGCTTGCCGACGGCCAGGGACAGCCGGTTAAAAATCCCAACGTAGTCTGCATGCACGAGCAAGACGACCTTCTTGCTTGGAAGCATACGCAGAGGAGTGGACGTGCGGTTAGCACACGCAGTCGTGTGCTGATCCTACAAACTATGAGCACCTTGGCAAACTACGAGTATATCTTCCTATGGACATTTGACCAGGCGGGTGGTATTACCCTAGAGATTCGTGCTACGGGCATCATGTCGACGCAGCCCATTGCGCTGGATAGTATCGAGGACTATAAATATGGCACCATTGTCCATCCCGGCGTAGTTGCCCCGTCCCATCAGCACATTTTCTGCATGCGAATCGACCCTGCCGTCGATGGACCGGACAACGAAGTCGTACAAACCCAGAATGTTACGATGCCAGTGGACGATGAGACGAACCCTTACGGCGTTGGATTCCTGACCGAGCAAACGCCTCTCAGGTGTGCTGGCTTTTACGATACCGATGCCAACCGGGGCAGAGCCTGGATCATTACGAATCCAGCCAAGACGCACCCGGTCACTCGCCGACCAACTTCGTGGAAGCTGATCCCCCACAATAGCCAGATGCTCCTCGCCGACCAGAGCTCCCTTCACAGAGCACGAGCCGGTTTCTCGGAACACCAACTGTTCCTTACCAAATATAATCGACGGGAGCGTTACGCCTCAAGCGACTTTGTCAACCAGTCACGGACGGATACCGGTGTCGCAAGTTGGGCACGTCGGGAGGAAGACCTGGACGGCCAAGTCGTGATGTGGCACTCGTTTGGGACCACGCATGTTCCCAGGACCGAAGATTTCCCCATAAT GCCGATAGCTAAGCTCCATGTCAAATTGGAACCATATAACTTCTTTGATCGGAATCCAACCATAGATGTGCCACC ATCCCGAATACTAGAATTCTTGTCAGGAGTGGTGATAGCACAAACAAAACAGATCACAGAGACTTCTAAGCTGTCTAGCTTATTATTTAGCCCAATATAA
- a CDS encoding putative 1-aminocyclopropane-1-carboxylate oxidase — protein sequence MAPPATTTTTTTVTEAPAFNSQDFQRYKKYGKFGVRETQPVGSIVGDFDSIPVIDVSGIYSDELSDRKAVAEKIRDACMRVGFFYVEGHGIPQDIVDGVFDVGKRFFALDFDDKMECFINNTPHYRGYTPLYGAGKANAEGLGNANEAFDWGHDSKLNDDPNETFIDPHMRGENVWPTKLPELEERLSDYYRRLRAFCRTLTRNLALSLGLKEDWFDPLLTHPGCSAVVAHYPPQPKDKIHFGIDPHTDSEFCTVLATDEVRALEVLNKDGIWVSAPPRKGCFIVNIGDQLQSYTNGLYVSTFHRVLNYSGEERYSIPFFMSTNFETVIRPIGKFVPPGSQVEYDDITAGEMYKNAMINFHQIAKKHPVFSKYLKEGVHDEEYENQAHFHS from the exons ATGGCGCCCCccgcaacaacaacaacgaCGACGACTGTAACGGAAGCACCTGCGTTCAATTCGCAGGACTTCCAGCGATACAAGAAGTATGGCAAGTTTGGAGTACGCGAGACTCAGCCCGTGGGATCTATCGTTGGCGACTTTGACAGCATTCCAGTCATTGACGTGTCGGGCATCTACAGCGACGAGCTGAGTGACCGCAAGGCCGTCGCGGAGAAGATCCGCGATGCCTGCATGCGCGTGGGCTTCTTCTACGTCGAGGGCCACGGCATCCCTCAGGATATCGTAGATGGTGTCTTTGACGTCGGCAAAAGATTCTTTGCTCTTGACTTTGACGATAAAATGGAGTGTTTTATCAACAATACTCCGCATTATCGAGGTTACACCCCATTGTATGGAGCAGGCAAGGCTAACGCTGAGGGGTTGGGCA ACGCAAACGAAGCTTTTGACTGGGGTCATGACTCTAAACTCAACGACGATCCCAACGAGACGTTCATCGACCCCCACATGCGGGGCGAGAATGTCTGGCCAACGAAGCTACCAGAGCTCGAGGAACGGCTGTCTGACTATTATCGCCGTCTCCGAGCGTTTTGTCGCACTTTGACTAGAAACCTGGCCTTGTCCCTGGGCCTGAAAGAGGACTGGTTCGACCCCCTCTTGACGCACCCCGGATGTAGCGCCGTCGTCGCCCATTATCCACCTCAGCCCAAGGACAAGATTCATTTTGGTATTGACCCCCATACTGACAGTGAAT TCTGCACTGTCCTGGCGACCGACGAAGTCCGTGCTCTAGAGGTTCTGAACAAGGATGGCATTTGGGTATCCGCTCCACCCAGAAAGGGGTGCTTTATCGTCAACATCGGGGATCAACTTCAGTCAT ATACCAATGGCCTCTATGTGTCAACCTTCCACCGAGTCCTGAACTATTCCGGGGAGGAGCGATACTCCATCCCTTTCTTCATGAGCACGAACTTTGAGACAGTTATTAGG CCTATTGGGAAGTTTGTCCCGCCCGGCTCACAGGTAGAATATGATGATATTACTGCTGGCGAG ATGTACAAGAACGCGATGATTAACTTCCACCAGATTGCCAAGAAACACCCTGTATTCTCCAAATATCTGAAAGAGGGGGTACATGATGAGGAATATGAGAACCAGGCCCACTTCCATTCTTGA
- a CDS encoding fungal-specific transcription factor domain-containing protein, translated as MTQTRGACSACHKNKRKCNRQLPKCGQCERNQVSCEPRIFKYWKTPRRDSAILKPPKRPRRKHNHPARESGAAEVEAVARRVEGEVISTAAPQPQLPSGANAWNPPDESAHAATLAPTTPVARGEDCSAYQAWEGRQDVAPSAPGFLPPSPASRDTTSPETILDDDFLMNVFNDLPALLVTEDPREVAQAANSTDADTTLQQPSPTLVLDAWTRPASSPNLLILPGSSLPPVSVPQSLPIMPAELLDSTERGFLWHHYINRTAFDLFCYDYDNPNNPPLDKNLYLSKVPALAFSNRAVMGACLALSGAHYNQRLSTSAFGQLLMQLRSEAKAEIREVLGKGEDNSSERLLAASLIMQMICTSQVPYATKSQWCGWLGSMRLVIALLLSRKWPGRQGDQELVVLAFKAFNYLNVMSGLSIGPSHRRIPKVCRTSTSQGHSQDLLLQWEDVIGIGSSDLVVDPILAFSPRLVTPLRKLGALLDEVRDEAGQQASEGVDEGSDLQSRIDGLEVELLMAYDLDMTRQGSKDAPELLQCNVAFHAASHILFYARLRQMPATAPIVRMKVRDVRQATEQIPVKSRTSAALAFPLFTAGCEAVDSADRQAISARLLALAGSCFVDVLRLMEMLHCVWETRDMAPGAPWMTWISQGPAAVRGNRQL; from the exons ATGACTCAAACTCGCGGCGCCTGCTCCGCATGCCACAAGAACAAGCGAAAG TGCAACCGACAGTTGCCTAAGTGTGGGCAATGCGAAAGAAACCAAGTCAGCTGTGAGCCCAGGATATTCAAGTACTGGAAGACCCCTAGGCGTGACAGCGCCATCCTCAAACCCCCTAAGCGACCTCGTCGGAAGCATAACCACCCGGCGAGGGAAAGTGGTGCTGCAGAGGTCGAAGCCGTAGCCAGACGGGTTGAGGGAGAGGTCATATCGACAGCAGCGCCCCAGCCTCAGCTTCCCTCGGGTGCCAACGCTTGGAACCCGCCCGATGAGAGTGCCCACGCTGCGACATTGGCTCCTACGACACCAGTGGCGAGGGGTGAAGATTGTAGCGCGTATCAAGCCTGGGAAGGTCGGCAAGATGTTGCTCCCTCAGCTCCCGGATTCCTTCCCCCATCACCCGCCTCGCGCGATACAACATCACCGGAAACTATCCTCGATGACGATTTTTTGATGAACGTGTTCAATGACTTGCCGGCATTACTCGTAACGGAGGATCCTAGAGAGGTGGCTCAAGCAGCGAATTCGACCGACGCCGACACAACCCTCCAGCAACCATCACCTACTTTGGTCCTCGATGCCTGGACACGGCCAGCAAGCTCTCCAAACTTGCTCATCCTTCCTGGCTCCTCACTGCCACCAGTTTCGGTTCCCCAATCACTTCCGATAATGCCTGCAGAACTGCTCGATTCGACCGAAAGGGGCTTTTTGTGGCATCACTACATCAACCGGACGGCATTCGATCTATTCTGTTACGACTACGATAACCCGAATAATCCACCGCTCGACAAAAACCTATACCTCTCCAAGGTGCCGGCTCTTGCTTTCAGCAACAGGGCCGTGATGGGAGCCTGCCTTGCTCTGTCGGGCGCCCACTACAACCAACGCCTAAGCACCTCGGCTTTTGGCCAGTTGCTGATGCAGTTGAGGTCCGAGGCCAAGGCTGAAATCCGGGAGGTGTTGGGGAAAGGCGAAGATAACTCTAGCGAGAGACTTCTCGCGGCGAGTTTGATCATGCAGATGATCTGCACATCTCAAGTGCCGTATGCGACCAAGTCCCAATGGTGCGGTTGGTTAGGCTCGATGCGGCTGGTTATAGCACTTCTGCTGTCGCGAAAATGGCCAGGTCGGCAGGGCGACCAAGAGCTTGTGGTGCTGGCATTTAAGGCTTTCAACTATCTCAACGTCATGTCCGGGCTGTCTATAGGGCCTTCCCATCGACGAATCCCGAAAGTTTGCCGGACGAGCACCTCTCAAGGTCATAGCCAGGATTTGCTCCTCCAATGGGAGGATGTTATCGGAATCGGAAGCTCAGATTTGGTGGTTGATCCTATCCTTGCTTTCTCTCCCAGACTAGTCACGCCTTTGCGGAAGCTAGGGGCTTTGTTAGATGAGGTACGGGACGAGGCGGGTCAACAAGCTTCTGAAGGGGTGGATGAAGGTAGCGACCTGCAGTCGAGGATTGATGGGCTCGAGGTCGAGTTGCTGATGGCCTACGATCTTGACATGACTCGCCAGGGGTCAAAGGATGCACCCGAGCTGCTCCAATGTAATGTGGCTTTCCATGCCGCCAGTCATATTCTGTTTTATGCCCGGCTTCGGCAAATGCCTGCCACTGCACCTATAGTGCGAATGAAGGTTCGGGACGTTCGGCAAGCAACTGAGCAGATTCCGGTGAAATCTCGCACGTCAGCGGCGCTGGCATTCCCACTCTTCACGGCTGGCTGCGAGGCCGTCGACTCGGCTGACAGGCAGGCCATTTCAGCGAGGCTCCTTGCTCTAGCAGGCTCATGCTTCGTGGACGTTCTGCGCCTAATGGAGATGCTGCACTGTGTTTGGGAGACACGGGATATGGCTCCTGGGGCTCCGTGGATGACGTGGATTTCCCAAG GGCCCGCCGCAGTAAGAGGCAACAGGCAGCTCTAG
- a CDS encoding putative formiminoglutamate hydrolase: MRLEYISISFGLSSLAYSLPQVLWGGRSYPETQQVIQTGQANKGKSDFADFRELISEQRYISQAHPKGYEKPEFMVSDTFSGDGVPYSGIASFGHLDWTDCYSEVNDGTFDIGIVGMPFDLGVTYRPGARFGPGAVRMASRRILPEASWDMDHRNNPFRDWATVVDCGDVANTPFNKVEAVAQLTTGAKEILSRTAKSQANSSAVRMITIGGDHTITLPLLRATYPKWGPVAVLHFDSHLDTWDPRKMNGGEADKYSEITHGTMLHLAHEEGIISNNSNMHLGSRSMLFDKLGDLNNDARCGFDSIRAREIDSLGIDGIVQRVVDRVANQYVYVSIDIDVLDPAFAPATGTIEPGGWTTRELLLILQGLANAGVKIIGADIVELTPVYDNKAETSALLVVELVYELLQWMVSVPVQPHEDNKMC; this comes from the exons ATGCGTCTAGAATACATTTCAATTTCCTTCGGGCTCTCCAGTCTGGCATATAGCCTGCCACAGGTTTTATGGGGCGGCCGAAGTTACCCAGAGACCCAGCAGGTTATCCAGACCGGCCAAGCTAACAAGGGCAAGTCAGACTTTGCTGATTTCAGGGAGCTCATCTCAGAGCAACGCTATATCAGCCAGGCACATCCGAAGGGGTACGAAAAGCCGGAATTTATGGTCTCAGACACTTTCAGTGGAGATGGAGTCCCCTATAGCGGCATCGCCTCATTTGGACACTTGGACTGGACAGACTGCTACAGTGAGGTGAACGATGGGACTTTTGATATTGGGATCGTGGGAATGCCGTTTGATCTGGGAGTCACCTATCGACCAGGTGCCCGATTTGGTCCTGGTGCCGTGCGCATGGCTTCTCGTCGAATCCTTCCCGAGGCTAGTTGGGA TATGGATCATCGGAATAATCCATTTCGTGACTGGGCAACGGTCGTGGACTGCGGCGACGTCGCCAACACGCCGTTCAACAAAGTTGAGGCAGTGGCGCAACTCACGACTGGGGCAAAGGAGATTCTGTCCCGAACCGCCAAATCCCAAGCGAACAGCTCTGCGGTGAGAATGATCACAATCGGCGGCGATCATACCATTA CCCTCCCCCTGCTTCGAGCCACCTATCCGAAATGGGGGCCTGTCGCTGTCCTGCACTTTGACTCTCACCTCGACACCTGGGATCCCAGGAAGATGAATGGCGGAGAGGCGGATAAGTACTCGGAGATCACACATGGTACCATGTTGCACCTAGCTCACGAAGAAGGCATCATATCGAACAACAGTAACATGCACTTGGGGTCTCGGTCTATGCTTTTCGACAAACTCGGGGATCTGAACAATGATGCGCGATGCGGCTTTGACTCCATCCGAGCAAGGGAAATTGACAGCCTTGGGATCGACGGCATTGTCCAACGCGTCGTCGACCGTGTCGCAAACCAGTATGTCTATGTCAGCATAGACATTGACGTTCTTGATCCAGCTTTCGCACCCG CCACTGGTACCATTGAGCCTGGAGGTTGGACTACAAGGGAACTGCTACTCATTCTACAGGGGCTTGCCAACGCGGGTGTCAAAATCATCGGTGCCGATATTGTGGAGCTGACTCCAGTATACGACAACAAGGCCGAAACCTCAGCACTGTTGGTTGTCGAGCTTGTCTACGAACTTTTGCAGTGGATGGTTTCTGTGCCTGTTCAACCACATGAGGACAACAAGATGTGCTAG
- a CDS encoding ClpP/crotonase-like domain-containing protein, whose amino-acid sequence MSNDAGWACASSPYLTGRVDGAVLSSPLLSSPEDQIVDPFAGTMDSKANHILRVAPQALIDNEFLTLQNARNVFTITLRHQGENPLSLGLLLAIQHAYQAARIAIGDEYRANGACLVLTGEGTGIFSTGVPMTEETRGSNILRDAFAPLLVTILTFPFPTICVINGLCEGGACPLSLCHDYRILNTDSGIISFDAIHLGAHFVGIAAIVRQKLSPLAARKMVLEGHRFSAREALDFGLVDEIVAPDRLTEASTRLAASISPLGRQGSYGLMRKELLGDAISKLVDQCM is encoded by the exons ATGAGTAATGATGCAGGTTGGGCCTGTGCTTCTTCCCCATATCTTACAGGGCGCGTGGACGGAGCAgttctctcctctcctctcctctcctctccagAAGACCAGATAGTGGATCCATTCGCGGGTACAATGGACTCCAAAGCTAACCATATCCTGAGAGTAGCACCTCAAGCCTTGATCGATAATGAGTTCCTGACCCTGCAAAACGCCCGCAATGTGTTTACAATCACGCTCCGTCACCAAGGAGAGAATCCTCTCAGCCTGGGACTGCTTCTCGCCATCCAACACGCATACCAAGCGGCGCGCATCGCTATCGGAGATGAATATCGTGCGAACGGCGCGTGTCTGGTTCTGACGGGTGAGGGAACCGGGATATTTTCTACG GGGGTTCCGATGACTGAGGAGACCCGAGGAAGCAACATCTTGCGCGATGCCTTCGCCCCT CTTCTGGTCACGATTTTAACATTTCCGTTCCCGACCATTTGTGTCATCAATGGGCTCTGCGAAGGTGGTGCGTGTCCACTGTCACTCTGCCACGACTACCGGATCTTGAACACCGACAGCGGCATTATCAGCTTCGATGCCATCCATCTCGGCGCCCACTTCGTCGGCATTGCCGCCATCGTACGGCAAAAATTGAGCCCCCTAGCAGCCAGGAAGATGGTCCTGGAAGGTCACCGATTCTCGGCCCGGGAAGCGCTTGACTTTGGCCTGGTGGACGAGATAGTAGCACCCGACAGGCTGACCGAGGCCTCTACCAGACTGGCTGCGAGCATCTCGCCTCTGGGGCGCCAGGGGAGCTACGGCCTCATGCGGAAAGAACTGTTGGGCGATGCCATATCAAAGCTGGTAGATCAGTGCATGTAA